CTATCTTtagttgttctaaaaattgaaaaggaatcaggaaatataaaaaaagaatcgcAAAACTTCCTCAGAATTGCTGTATGACGATCATTCAAGTTCATTTTTGGCTCCGCATCCGGAAATTGTGACACTATATCTCGTTGCTGCTGTTCATTCCCTAGCATTTCAATGGTCAATCCGTCCtcaagaacaaaaatcattcaaaagcctaaaaatattaaaatcgtataaatgtcccttttttcaaaaatgaaacgtGAAATAGAAACCAACATTGGAATACCCAAAGTAACTTAAAGACGCCACtgcgcaaaaaaattttttttttaaaaaaaaatatcgctaATTATTGCGTTATATTACATATCTAAactattggaaaaaaatcgatattcaGGAGACCATCAAATCGATAAGAactaaaaaatcgtaaattttgattttttcgatttagtatttcaaaaccaaccATATTTTTGAAGCTGAAAATCCctataaatcacaaaaatcctttataaatttattttctctatTTTGCATACACATGCACTGCAAcgtgcaaaacaaaaattttaagaaattttatatttaatttaatttaatttaaaaatcccgTTAAGtcaataatctaaaaatttttgtaaaaattattttttttttcatgaaataataaCACAAGTTTTATAAAgctatttttcgatgaaaatttgatcattaattttactctTTTCAGAAGTCACGGACACTTATTGGCTTCTTTATTTACACAGGgatgttatttattaaaaaaaaagttactgaaGAAACAAATAGAATCCTCGAAATGCcaaaaagagttaaaattctaaaaagttAGAATTCTAATTGGAATTTAAACAGACAATTTTTGCAAGGGAAGTCTTGACGTTAAGATTCCCATTAGTCTCCTTCCTACTCTTCAGATGCCAATGTCCAGACCCATCTGCAAGGCCTAAGGAGTCCCAACGTTCAGTTTCAGACCCATTTGCAGAttaaaaaaacccaaaaaaaaaggttcttTTGagcattctgaaaaaaattcattaaaataggCCCCaacattgttaaaaaaaagcccAATAGCCTTTGGCACCATTGCCCCATTTTCTGAAAGCCCAAAAAAGCTCTAGCCCCCAACGGATTTTTTGAGGCTCGTAACGGTATTACCAGTATCCAGTCACCAACCTTACATGGATGTCACCCCTGTTACTATCCTCACGAATGCCGAGTAATAAGTCACTAACCTCTGATTTGTGAATATCCCCAGAACggaaaaacaggaaaattcGGCAGAAAAACGGGAAAAAGGAACggaaaaactgtaaaaataaacactTGCACCCCGTGGACGCATGCAGAGCATGAAAAGAGACTAGCATTTGCTGGTGCAACGCGGAAAAAGCcagaaatcaaaaactgtcatGGTGACTAAAAATCGTTTGTATATATTGTAGTGTTTGTATTGAGGCGTCTaccagcaaaaaaatatatattaaatccAGAAAAAGATATCAAGTGTGCGAGTTTTCACGCAATACATGCGATAAGAATAGAAATCAAACTAGCTAAAATTTGTGTAAATGTGTACTTGAGACAAGtagaataaaaagaaaaaattacatgtaCTTTTAAATTGTTGGAATATTGTGTACTATTGTGAAAATCTATCTAAATGTTTGGAGGAAATGGTTGAAACCTCCTCACCCAAACCAACATCCAAAGTTGCTGATAATCACAAAGCAAATCCGCCATGTAAGCATTGTTTATATAAACAACTTTTGTGCCAGTGATgcatctttctttctttcttcccTGTGCTTTGACTAAACGAGTTgctctttttatttacatcCACAGATAAAGTAAAACTAGTGAAAGGCGCTAATCCGTTGGTTCATCACAAATTCTACTTGGACGTGGAGAGACACAACGTCGcgaataaaatcgaaaatcaaatcaaagagCTTGGTGGAGTAAGTTGCAATTGctgtcctaaaaaaattaaatcgagaAAGTACATACAAAAGAGGTTTTTTACCTCGAAACTCTACCAACACAGACACACATTCTCACATTTGTATGTGTACTATCTACTACATATCGTGCATATGATATCCATATGTGCATAGATGCAttcatttttatgtcaaattcTTTTTGCAACCAAAAAGCACACATTTTTCTTGAGAACTTgcaattctttttttgtaaaatgataaataactAAGAACACCCCgtatattgagaaaaaaataatgctgCACTGTACCGGTCATATGTAGTATGTAGACGTTGCATAGAAAACTTCCATTGATGTATGGCCTCTTCTGTACGTACACATTAATTATATTcgaatgtatttttattgatttcatttttatattattgctgtatttattttgtattaacacgtatgtttttttgtttcctcCCTATTTTCCGCAGTCGGTCGAATTTTTCCTCAGTAAGGACATCACACATTTCATAACTGACAAACAGCATCCACAAGCAACTGTATCCCGGACAAGTAGTCAGAATCAATCAAGTACCACTTTTTCGCCTCTAACATCTGCGAATCAGACTCCGCAGACACCGGCATCTTTGGATGTGCAAAGTGTCTCGTCACCATCGTTACCCACTGTCCTAGAATCCagggtaagattttttattatactcTACAAATTCATcctttattaatttgtttttatttattttacagacAAATAgcataaataacaaacaaatatcGAGAGCGGAAGCATTATTGTTGCGTGCCAGACAAAGTCAGTTGCAAAACTCCCCGAATACACCGCGAAACTCGAACACCGCGAACTCGTCTGCCGAAAAGACCCAGAGCCCCATCCAAGTTGCGAGAGCGTGGGGTCGGCCCATTTGGACGACAGAACAAACACTAAagtttttggaaaaagtcTCGTCTGCCTTAAAAATCTATGCATCTGGTGGCAAGACTGCCTCGACTGCACAAGATATCACGGGAAATCGAATATTAGCTTCAAACGCAAatactgctgctgctgctgctcatCGTCACCACAAATCGACAAAAGTCAAGTCGCTGCGCGGGGACTTTATCAAAGTAGAGACACTCGATAAGCGCTATCGTCCCTTTTATCAGGAGCTGAAAAAGTGGCCAAAGCTGAATTTGCTGGCACGCCTAACGCACAGTCCCTTTGAGTCAACGACGGAGCTGGATAAGACACGAGACTCGCAAAAGagcaaattcaaaaagttctcCAAGATCGATAGTCGGACAAATACGActagtaaatttaaaacagtGGGTACTATAATGACACGTAAAAGCCGGCCGACGCAACAACAAGAGACAGAGGCAGGCACAACAACCACAACTACAACCAACAACACAGTCGCTAGTCGCGTTAGCAAGAGTGGAAGTGACAAGCATTGCGGATACTGTGAAATTTGTCACGTGGAATACGACGTTCTCAAGGTGCATTTGAAGAGTGAGGAACACTtgaattttgcgaaaaacgACGACAACTTTGTGTCACTAGACAAACTCATAGAAAGCGGTGCGAGTGTTCAAAAGCTCCTGAAGCTGAGTAATGAAGTGAAAAAAGAAACGGTTCTCAATGGATTCATAAAACGtgctaacaacaaaaattcgtCGTATATGAAAAATGGTGAACACCAAGATTGTGAAACgaatggaataaaaaatggtaattCAGACGAGGAAATGATTGAGGAGCACGAAGAAGATCCATTGTCGTTAGAGTCACCACGTCCCAAGAGAAAATGCATGCAATCACCAACACCCACATTAACTAAGGGTGGCGGCAAGTCAAAGACGAGAGACTCGAAAGATGCAGACGATACGCCAGCAGCCAAATCGATTGAATCCAAAATTCAAGCAACACGTATTCGAGGATTGCGGTGGAATGCACCGTCACCCGATTCCCGGCCACCCATCAAGGAGCCACCAGTTTATAAAGTGACGCAGAACAAAACTCCCAATTGCGTCTCAAAAAGTAGCACAAAAGCTACCAACGATACCAACAATACAGGAAAACAAGTTGTAGTCAAGCTAAAAAGAGTACGACAATCAGAGCTTAATCTATTGAATAATGAGGCCGAGCAGTTCATGTTTCCAAAGACACCGACTTTTAGTGATAGCGATACAGACGATGACCGCCAAACGTCCGAAGTGAATCGAACGAACAACACAACTATCGATTTGGCATCCAGTGAGCGAGACGTTGCGAAGAAATCTAGTACGATCAAatccaaaaatgcaaaaagtgCAGCAAGTCAACAGCCGCCACAATCGTCAAAAACGTCCAAAGAGATCGCGTCACCGAGCTCAAAACGTGTCAATAAGAGACTAGAAGCCTTGATTGAGGAAAACGCCAAGTATACGCACGAATCCTTAGGTCGTCTGAGGTTTCAAGAGGCCCCCATCCAGCCGCAAGTAACAGTTAGCACAGCCACACACTGGTTATCGGATGATAGGATGGGGGATAATTCGTTCTTGAAGAGTCCCGGTGGCTCTACTCAATCGCGATGGGCAAATTTCCGCAAAAAGTACCAGGCTATCGACGAGCCACACAAATTCAACTTTGAACGTGTACCGCACAACGAGCCCTGGTACGTAACCTTCCATCGGCAAGACGTGGGCTTCGAACGTGCCTACGAGTACTTTGGCAATTCCACATACAGTAAGTTGCCCTACGAACTTGGTCCACTGCCACCGGGCAAGGAAGATTGCTGCAAACTCGAAGAGCTTATTCCGCCAAATCTCAAGGCACTAACGGGTTCCACGAAGAAACGCGGCAACTCGTGTCCTCGCATGCCTTCCATCGCCAAAGTGAATGATCGAACGAGATCTTCGACGGCAGCCATCATCGAGGCAACAAAAGTCGTCGATGCCAATGACGACACAACTAATGACAGTATTAAGACCAAATCGTATTTGCCGCTGAAGAAACGGAAACTCTTTTTGGATGATGTGCCTCGGAAATCGCCGCGAGAGCATGCATCGACACTGGCAATCCTTAGCAGCTTATCGAAGGAAGGCAGTAGCACGACGTCCAGCGTGTGTGGCGTAAATCGCAGTGGAACGAAACGTGAACGCTTACCTAGTCAGCTGTCCCtggaagacgacgacgagaacAGCAATTGCACAATGACGAGTCAGCAGACGatcaaaactgaaaaagatAATTCCTCCGTATGCAGTATTACGAACACGAATAGTATAAAGCTAAACAAGTCTGTGAATATTGTCAAGTTGTGCAAGCAAGTAGACGAGATGTTGGTCAGCGGCAGCAGAACAGACGAGGACGACATGTTTGACATCTGTTTGAAACCTTTCGCCGCAGACAAGTGTGAAACAAAATCGCAAGATGACTTTGTGCTAATCAACTCAAACAGTGATATAGATATTAGTAAAGTAATGGACATTTGTTCGACGCAGGAACTCACGCTCAAGAGTGTTGCGTCGAAAGAGAAAGAGTTGCAACGAAAAATTACCTACACATCAAAACCAAAACTCGTCACATCGGGCTTTAGATTCAACAAGAAACGCCGAAGTAATCGTACTGGTTGGCAAAAGATCCGAAGAAAATCCTCACAACCGCTTAAGGAGGAAGAGCATCAGaccgaggaaaaaaataaaaatatcactgCAGACAATTCCGACAGCATGTCAGATAGTTTGGACACGAATATTGCTGATTTCGTGAAAAACGATGTTACTGCTGCTGGTGCCAAAGAAGATCCGAAGACTAATGGTATTCTACCGGAAAATGACGAATCTGATGAGCAAGACGAAACGGCAGACGACGATGAGCCGCCAACAAGACGGAATCTAAAGTCTCCAACAATGAAGCCTTCTCGGTCGACGAACAACGTGTTTTGTCGCGGCATTGGCAAATATCAGtttgaaaaatatccaaaagtCAATCTCACACAAATTTCCGTCTCAAATATGAAGACGAGATCCTCCGATTTGCAAAAACGGAAAAGCGTTACACCGAAAAAGTACACAGACTCTCAGAACGAGGCACTGCGATCACCCGGATCGAGTTCGTcaccacaaaaattttcgccTCGAAAACTGAGAAAACCACGGGGTCGTTGGTATCGCGAAAGATAGAAATACTAGAAAATaggaatttattgtttatattttgtcGGACATCAGCACGAAATGTGTTTTAttgataatattatttaaattttcatttacaaaaaaaaaatcatagttTTAGACAGTAAAGTACTTATTGTAAGCTCGTAACTGCGTATTGAGTACTACTTAGACTGAAGTTTGTTAAGAACGTGTTcccatttttcatatttttttattttgttaaaatttaaatacgtaTAGGACaattatagatttttaaaatatattattgtaatttaaaggtattaataatttatgctaatttatattttaatttcctgACGAATAAACAGATATATCTACAATGCATAAATATATACTGAATGAATGTTCTCAAActaattttcttaaagttgctgtgtaaataaataaatacctataaaaataagtaaatacatattatttcaataaaaaatgaaactatAAAATCTTAGACTTTTCTTttcgattgattttttcaatctaAATTTTCTACTGAAAATTCGTTGAATAATTCTTTGAATCActtctttaattaatattaaggtAAAATCATTTCAATCATTTACATTATTTCCTACATGGTCATTTTAATCGTCCTTTTTTGACCTCGTGTAAGCTTATGCTGATCTCATATGACCTTCTAAAAGATCATTTGATCTTCTGAGAATTTCAAAAGATCCAATTAAGCCTGATACCTTCCGTTTAATATCtgacaaaagacaaaaaattaaggaaatgagcctttttactgaaaatctcaactttaatagaaaatttcgacttttttaaGCTCTTAATGAGATTTAAAGCAGATAATGGGCTCTTCTGAAACTTCCTTGGATGTATATTCGCCTTCTCGAAACTAATGAATGCTTAGAATAGGACAAATTTCGACATCTTAGAACTCTAAAATAGCTCATTTCATCTTCAATCTTCCTAAAAGAGCCCATAAAGGACTTTCTTAACGGTAAATAACGGTCAAAAATTGTCCGTACTTCCGAATTGAGGACGCTCTACCGGATACGGGCTTTCCGGAAGTGCCCTGCTGCGGAAATTGACGGCGGAAATGGAAACTAAAACTGGGCGGAAATCCGGTCTCCCGCCTCCGAAATCCGAAATTCCGGTTACTCGCCTCAACGTAAGCAGGTAAACATCAAATTTTCTCGCGTTCTAAAATCGCGAAAATCAGGAAAAACGAATAATAAAACTGTCGCAACACCAAGCCCATTCGTGACGGTCATCGCGCGATTAATCGGACAATTAGAAAAACTGCGGAGCTACGATTTAGTGCAAAGGGTACAAAGGCGTAttatcaacacaaaaaaaaattataggaaaaaaagaagagaagaaaaagtgaaaattgtgaaaaactattgttattgattttacttttgatatatttgtgattcaaaatgaaattaatattggTATAGAGCAAAACGAATTGCTTTCGCAGTCTTGGTGGAAATagtgtttttgaaatttatgtgCCATAAAAGCCTACACATTTAAGGTCAAATgtatttcaagaaaaagaaaagtgaaaaaaagatTGCCGtctaagaagaaaataaaacgcACACAAGAATATTACGATGCAATACgtgaaaatgattgaaaaatagTTCAAGTTGTTAACGAAGAGTGGCAAAGTGACGAGtgaagcaaaaaagaaaatccgaaattcaaaaagaaagaaattatcattacaataaataaaaaaatacacaacctacttatatataaatatatatatatttcgaGGAAAACTCATCAAAATGGCGGATTTAGAAGCAGTATTAGCCGACGTGAGCTATTTAATGGCCATGGAAAAATCAAAGTGCACACCAGCTGCTCGAGCCTCCAAAAAGATCATTTTGCCAGACCCAAGGTAATTGAAATTCACATACTACTCCAATGTATATGTACTTCAATATTATGTATCTACACTCGAGTGTCTGTGTGTCATCGcaatgttttcatttttgcaTAGTGCTCTACCATGTACTAGGTATTTAGTACCTACACACATCCAAGTTGACTCAAagtaaatgataatttatgcTAACATTCATGTAGTCATATAATTGAGTCAttattatttccatttttattcttcttactaaaaataaaataaaaaaggcagTAAAACATGCCGGCTGCCAATAATTTAGCAAAATAAACGACGAGCTTTATAAAAGTGTACATAAACACGCTAATActctattatttaatattatctaataaaatattattgaacatGTATTCATCCTGGAAATGCCAACTAAAGGTATTTTCCTCAatcaattcattcataaaattatttattttgatacaaatgGAGGTGActggtgtttttttttatttttaatataaaaaattaaaaactaataattattttttttaattttcagtgtTCGGAGTGTCATGCATAAATACCTAGAAAAAGAACAAGAagttaattttgacaaaattttcaatcaagttTTAGGTAATATCCTCAATctgttattcaaattaatggTTTTTAAAGCgtcattatgatttttttttccttgcaggttatttgttattcaaagatttttgtgaaaatgtgtCGGAGGAACCCGTGCCacatctaaaattttacgaagaggtaataaatttcttttctatATTTGATATTACTACAAACTCACATGTACTACGTCGGTCATCATCgtcgttttgttgttgttgtaatattaATTGTTATATTTCGTAGGATGTTTACActcaaaataagtaaaaaatgttttttatgatACTTCCATatgttccaaaaattttttttaaaaaatccgctGTATGAAcgctaaatttttgtatttacagaaaattaattatttgatcaagtgcaaaacaaaactttttatgattaaaaaaaaaacaaatttttcattacatatttaaaaacgCACAAAAGGaacaatttttctacaaaatgcACGACAACGtctagtaaataaaatatcaaaagactgcttttctctctctcgctctaTTCAAGATGTAACCTAAATATATATTCTAGCAACGCTAGAagccatttgaaaaaaaaaactaaagtatATTTGGTATCTTTtgcttttatcattaaaaaaattttcaaaacacatAAAGCACTACCTACGTAGCGTGGATTCTCATTATGTATGTgtataacatttaaaaaagtttcttcaatGTTGACAGTAGACATCATAAATAGAGTTGATAAAACAGTTTagcaaagaaagttttttctttttcgtgaATGTGTGTAAATATCCcttgtgtattttattttgaaaaaaaaaactaaatgaaagtattttttccTCTAGAATTTATTATCAAGGGCATTCCGAATTTTCGCTGAAGTAAATAAATAGctgtgaagaaaaattcacttttttatgatattcctATCTAATTTTGTTATGAGGGAAAagtctttgatattttttttcgctgtaagATTACATGAGGACGCTATTcgtttaatttgttttgtttgaacacacaacatttctttatttatttttgcctcGGAAATTTAATACTTAGGTACATAGGccgagaaaagaaaaacaagtgCTAATACTCTATCGAACGGCAACAACTTCTTATAACTTATTGCcgatgaaaaagttttgcgTAGTACAACACTTTACTTAGTGTAATagtaaattgaaattcatgaaattagaATAATGTTTGTTATCTGATAACGATTtcagtgagttttttttcataattaagtCGGGTCGTGACTAAAttttgttcagaatttttgaaaataaaataaaaagtaaatagagatttcgtcaaaaaaggttaacaaatttttttgataaagttctatgttttgaaatactactaaaaaacgttcaatttaaataacgaaaaaaaaaaataatatttttgaaaatatatttaaattttttttttcaataaaactacTAAATTCCAATATGAGACGGtcttatctttttaaatacctacatactgatttttcaattttgtgtaTAATTACAGATAAAGAGCTATGAGAAAACCGAGTGTCACGATGAAAGGCGAAAATTAGCGAGAACAatatatgataattttattatgaaagaaATGCTGT
The sequence above is drawn from the Culicoides brevitarsis isolate CSIRO-B50_1 chromosome 1, AGI_CSIRO_Cbre_v1, whole genome shotgun sequence genome and encodes:
- the LOC134827126 gene encoding protein chiffon; the encoded protein is MVETSSPKPTSKVADNHKANPPYKVKLVKGANPLVHHKFYLDVERHNVANKIENQIKELGGSVEFFLSKDITHFITDKQHPQATVSRTSSQNQSSTTFSPLTSANQTPQTPASLDVQSVSSPSLPTVLESRTNSINNKQISRAEALLLRARQSQLQNSPNTPRNSNTANSSAEKTQSPIQVARAWGRPIWTTEQTLKFLEKVSSALKIYASGGKTASTAQDITGNRILASNANTAAAAAHRHHKSTKVKSLRGDFIKVETLDKRYRPFYQELKKWPKLNLLARLTHSPFESTTELDKTRDSQKSKFKKFSKIDSRTNTTSKFKTVGTIMTRKSRPTQQQETEAGTTTTTTTNNTVASRVSKSGSDKHCGYCEICHVEYDVLKVHLKSEEHLNFAKNDDNFVSLDKLIESGASVQKLLKLSNEVKKETVLNGFIKRANNKNSSYMKNGEHQDCETNGIKNGNSDEEMIEEHEEDPLSLESPRPKRKCMQSPTPTLTKGGGKSKTRDSKDADDTPAAKSIESKIQATRIRGLRWNAPSPDSRPPIKEPPVYKVTQNKTPNCVSKSSTKATNDTNNTGKQVVVKLKRVRQSELNLLNNEAEQFMFPKTPTFSDSDTDDDRQTSEVNRTNNTTIDLASSERDVAKKSSTIKSKNAKSAASQQPPQSSKTSKEIASPSSKRVNKRLEALIEENAKYTHESLGRLRFQEAPIQPQVTVSTATHWLSDDRMGDNSFLKSPGGSTQSRWANFRKKYQAIDEPHKFNFERVPHNEPWYVTFHRQDVGFERAYEYFGNSTYSKLPYELGPLPPGKEDCCKLEELIPPNLKALTGSTKKRGNSCPRMPSIAKVNDRTRSSTAAIIEATKVVDANDDTTNDSIKTKSYLPLKKRKLFLDDVPRKSPREHASTLAILSSLSKEGSSTTSSVCGVNRSGTKRERLPSQLSLEDDDENSNCTMTSQQTIKTEKDNSSVCSITNTNSIKLNKSVNIVKLCKQVDEMLVSGSRTDEDDMFDICLKPFAADKCETKSQDDFVLINSNSDIDISKVMDICSTQELTLKSVASKEKELQRKITYTSKPKLVTSGFRFNKKRRSNRTGWQKIRRKSSQPLKEEEHQTEEKNKNITADNSDSMSDSLDTNIADFVKNDVTAAGAKEDPKTNGILPENDESDEQDETADDDEPPTRRNLKSPTMKPSRSTNNVFCRGIGKYQFEKYPKVNLTQISVSNMKTRSSDLQKRKSVTPKKYTDSQNEALRSPGSSSSPQKFSPRKLRKPRGRWYRER